The Terriglobales bacterium genome includes a region encoding these proteins:
- the mraY gene encoding phospho-N-acetylmuramoyl-pentapeptide-transferase, producing MLYWLLYQVLQPHFSPFRIFRYLTFRTAFASLTALFMGLIVGPAVIRQLREFQIGQYIREEGPKAHAKKAGTPTMGGVLIVIAILIPTLLWADLTNKFVWLAVCSTLAFAAIGFADDYIKVIHRRNLGLTARTKLALQILTSLVVGVALVVLQAHGGYSTHLIVPFFKNFHPDLVITSWLGRFYWPLAFVPFVAFVVMVLVSSSNAVNVTDGLDGLAIGCTVIAAGALTVLTYVSGHAVFASYLELQHQPQVAELSIFCGAMVGASIGFLWYNAHPAEVFMGDVGSLALGGAIGIIAVIIKQELLLPFIGGVFVIEALSVVLQVGSYKLRKKRIFKMAPLHHHFELLGWSESKIITRFWIASLIFALFALTTLKLR from the coding sequence TTGCTCTACTGGCTGCTCTATCAAGTTCTTCAACCGCATTTTTCTCCGTTTCGTATTTTTCGCTATTTGACCTTCCGCACGGCCTTTGCCAGCCTTACCGCCTTGTTCATGGGACTGATTGTTGGCCCGGCGGTCATCCGTCAGTTGCGCGAGTTCCAAATTGGGCAATACATCCGCGAAGAGGGCCCCAAGGCGCACGCCAAGAAAGCTGGGACGCCCACCATGGGTGGCGTGCTGATCGTGATTGCGATTCTGATTCCTACACTTCTGTGGGCAGATCTTACGAACAAATTCGTCTGGCTGGCGGTCTGTTCCACCTTGGCCTTCGCTGCTATTGGATTTGCCGATGATTACATTAAGGTCATCCACCGCCGTAATCTGGGATTGACCGCACGCACCAAACTCGCACTGCAAATCCTGACCAGCCTCGTCGTGGGTGTGGCGCTGGTTGTGCTGCAAGCGCATGGAGGCTACTCCACCCACCTGATCGTGCCTTTCTTCAAGAACTTTCATCCCGATTTGGTCATTACATCCTGGCTGGGCAGGTTTTATTGGCCGCTGGCTTTTGTGCCTTTTGTCGCCTTTGTGGTCATGGTGCTGGTCAGCTCCAGCAATGCTGTCAACGTGACCGATGGCCTCGATGGCTTGGCCATCGGCTGCACCGTGATTGCCGCGGGCGCTCTCACGGTTTTGACCTATGTCAGCGGACATGCGGTTTTTGCCAGCTATCTGGAGCTGCAGCACCAACCGCAAGTAGCGGAGTTGAGCATCTTCTGCGGGGCCATGGTAGGCGCCAGCATCGGATTCCTCTGGTACAACGCCCACCCCGCAGAGGTCTTCATGGGCGACGTGGGCTCGCTTGCTCTGGGCGGCGCCATCGGCATCATTGCGGTAATTATCAAGCAGGAACTATTGCTGCCCTTCATTGGCGGCGTCTTTGTCATCGAAGCGCTTTCGGTGGTGTTGCAGGTGGGCTCCTACAAGCTGCGCAAAAAGAGGATCTTCAAAATGGCTCCGCTGCACCATCACTTTGAGCTGCTGGGCTGGTCGGAGTCGAAGATCATCACGCGCTTCTGGATCGCGTCGCTCATCTTCGCGCTCTTTGCGCTCACGACATTGAAGCTGCGCTGA
- the rsmH gene encoding 16S rRNA (cytosine(1402)-N(4))-methyltransferase RsmH, whose protein sequence is MTDEEESGSETVPQGIEHGRSEFGHVSVLLKEAIDFLAIRRGGTYVDATLGAGGHGYEIARRLGPEGHLIGLDKDTRALHIARQRLTSPPAELKQDWPRITLLHSSFAEVGRHLPPDSVDGLLADLGLSSLQLADSARGFSFQAEGPLDMRMDPHGERTADQVVNHMREEDLANVIYEFGEERRSRRIARAIVRARPITTTAHLVKVLSAALRPMKSERIHPATRTFQAIRIFVNRELEDLQALMQSTPALLRKGGRLVIISFHSLEDRIVKDAVREGASQGLYRVLTKKPVTAQPEEIERNPRSRSAKLRAAERI, encoded by the coding sequence GTGACAGACGAAGAAGAATCGGGTTCGGAAACAGTCCCTCAGGGGATAGAACACGGCCGCAGCGAGTTTGGCCATGTTTCAGTTCTTTTAAAAGAAGCGATCGATTTTCTTGCAATCCGGCGCGGCGGCACCTATGTGGACGCCACCCTGGGAGCGGGCGGCCATGGCTACGAAATCGCAAGGCGCCTCGGCCCCGAGGGTCATTTGATTGGCCTCGATAAAGATACGCGCGCGCTGCACATAGCACGCCAGCGGCTTACCAGCCCGCCGGCTGAGCTCAAGCAAGATTGGCCCCGCATCACTCTGCTGCATTCCAGCTTTGCTGAGGTGGGCAGGCATCTTCCCCCGGACTCGGTGGATGGCCTGCTGGCTGATCTTGGGTTGAGTTCCCTGCAGCTCGCCGATAGCGCGCGCGGATTCAGTTTTCAGGCGGAAGGGCCGCTCGACATGCGTATGGACCCGCATGGTGAGCGCACCGCCGATCAAGTGGTAAACCACATGCGCGAAGAAGACCTCGCGAATGTGATTTACGAATTCGGTGAGGAAAGGAGGTCGCGGAGAATCGCCAGAGCCATTGTCCGGGCGCGGCCGATAACAACTACCGCTCATCTTGTAAAAGTTCTATCGGCTGCGCTCCGGCCAATGAAAAGCGAGCGCATTCATCCCGCGACACGGACCTTCCAGGCAATCCGAATCTTCGTAAACCGCGAACTCGAGGACCTGCAGGCGCTGATGCAATCAACGCCTGCGCTCCTCCGCAAGGGAGGCCGGCTGGTCATCATCAGCTTCCACTCCCTGGAAGACAGGATCGTGAAAGATGCGGTCCGAGAAGGCGCAAGTCAGGGCCTTTACCGCGTTCTAACTAAGAAGCCGGTTACAGCGCAGCCGGAGGAGATCGAACGCAACCCGCGCAGTCGCAGCGCTAAGCTGCGGGCCGCGGAAAGGATTTAG
- a CDS encoding penicillin-binding protein — MAVKSNPLNPRQRLLIFAGTLVLWLFVICGRLVYLQIFSYGDFVQRAAHQQQRTIDVAPSRGIIYDRNGHELAMSVEVDSIYAVPSDIPDQATTASLLGRILQEDPHELLARMKSSHSFAWIARKVDASTSDRIRALNLKGINFQKESKRYYPKRELAAQTLGYVGLDDEGLGGLERSFDSRLRGKPGKMLISMDARRKWFGRVERQPESGENLVLTIDEKIQYLAERQLEAAMKQTHAVAGTVIVQNPRTGEVLALANYPTFNANAFNKSDAQALKNRAASDVYEPGSTFKVVTLAAALEENLTTPEEVFDCENGSIMINNLRIHDHRPFGSLTVSQILAQSSDVGAIKVALRLGDERFDNYIRAFGFGHQTGIELPGETRGLTKPVNRWSKVSIGAISMGQEIGVSALQLVSMISTIANDGVYTAPRLVAGALDPGGSHGGGVQKVVFHPVEQRRVISTLTAAEMKKMLEGVVLFGTGKRAILNGYTSAGKTGTAQKIDPRSGTYSHTNYIASFAGFAPVNNPAISVEVILDSPQGDHEGGDVAAPVFARIAQQTLEYLNVPHDTEINDHRRQLLRASIKPDDTNDSSPDRLGDTSAVADSQPATTDEAPAVADNSLSAANTTKPSAAHIVPASLKAKGNNCCQTPQAPSVAQNTRPADPAGKNPLPPIQRGTIVVDVGGSTVAPSLLGLPVRNALETAQQAGVEIDIVGSGVAREQFPPPGARLAPGAHVSVRFAR; from the coding sequence ATGGCAGTAAAAAGTAATCCTCTCAACCCGCGGCAACGCCTTCTGATCTTCGCGGGGACTCTTGTTTTATGGCTGTTTGTCATCTGCGGCCGCCTGGTCTACCTGCAAATTTTTTCCTACGGAGATTTCGTCCAGCGCGCCGCCCACCAGCAGCAGCGCACCATTGACGTAGCGCCCAGCCGCGGCATTATCTACGACCGCAACGGTCACGAGCTGGCCATGTCGGTCGAGGTGGATTCCATCTACGCCGTGCCCAGCGACATTCCCGATCAGGCGACGACGGCTTCCCTTCTGGGCCGCATCCTGCAGGAAGACCCGCATGAACTGCTGGCGCGCATGAAGTCTTCGCACAGCTTTGCCTGGATCGCGCGCAAAGTGGACGCCTCCACCAGCGACCGCATTCGCGCCTTGAACCTGAAGGGCATTAATTTCCAGAAAGAATCCAAGCGTTACTATCCCAAGCGCGAGTTGGCGGCGCAGACTCTGGGCTACGTTGGCCTGGATGATGAAGGCCTGGGCGGCCTCGAGCGCAGCTTCGATTCGCGCCTGCGGGGCAAGCCGGGCAAGATGCTCATCTCCATGGACGCGCGCCGTAAATGGTTTGGCCGGGTCGAGCGCCAGCCCGAGAGCGGCGAGAACCTGGTGCTGACCATTGACGAAAAAATCCAGTATCTGGCTGAGCGTCAGCTCGAAGCCGCAATGAAGCAGACCCACGCGGTTGCAGGCACGGTGATTGTGCAGAATCCGCGCACCGGTGAGGTTCTGGCGCTGGCCAACTATCCCACGTTTAATGCGAATGCCTTCAATAAGAGTGATGCCCAGGCGCTCAAGAACCGCGCCGCCAGCGACGTGTACGAACCCGGCTCCACGTTCAAGGTTGTGACCCTGGCCGCTGCGCTGGAAGAAAATCTCACCACCCCCGAAGAGGTCTTCGACTGCGAGAACGGCTCCATCATGATCAACAATCTTCGCATTCACGACCACAGGCCCTTCGGGTCGCTTACCGTATCGCAGATCCTTGCGCAATCCAGCGATGTGGGCGCCATCAAAGTTGCCTTACGCCTGGGCGACGAGCGTTTTGATAATTACATCCGCGCCTTCGGCTTCGGACATCAAACCGGTATTGAACTGCCTGGTGAGACCCGTGGCCTGACTAAGCCCGTGAATCGCTGGTCCAAGGTTTCGATTGGGGCGATCTCAATGGGACAGGAGATCGGCGTCTCTGCCCTGCAATTAGTCTCCATGATCTCCACTATTGCCAATGATGGTGTTTATACTGCGCCCCGGCTGGTGGCTGGCGCTCTCGATCCCGGCGGAAGCCACGGAGGCGGAGTGCAGAAGGTGGTGTTTCATCCCGTCGAACAGCGTCGTGTCATCTCTACCCTGACCGCCGCCGAGATGAAGAAGATGCTGGAAGGTGTAGTGCTCTTCGGCACCGGCAAACGCGCCATTCTGAACGGCTACACTTCGGCTGGCAAGACCGGGACAGCACAAAAAATAGATCCGCGCAGCGGCACCTATTCGCATACCAACTACATTGCGTCGTTTGCCGGTTTTGCTCCGGTGAACAATCCCGCAATTTCCGTTGAAGTTATCCTGGATTCTCCCCAGGGCGACCACGAAGGCGGTGATGTTGCCGCTCCGGTTTTCGCGCGCATTGCGCAGCAAACCCTGGAATATCTGAACGTACCCCACGATACCGAAATTAACGACCACCGCCGGCAACTGCTTCGTGCTTCCATCAAGCCCGATGACACCAATGACAGCTCTCCCGACCGTCTGGGAGACACCTCGGCCGTTGCCGACAGCCAACCCGCCACAACAGATGAAGCTCCTGCCGTGGCCGACAATTCGCTTTCGGCAGCCAATACAACCAAGCCCTCTGCTGCTCACATCGTGCCTGCGAGCCTGAAGGCGAAAGGCAACAACTGCTGCCAGACTCCACAGGCGCCGAGTGTCGCGCAAAATACCAGACCGGCCGACCCGGCTGGCAAGAACCCGCTGCCGCCTATTCAACGCGGCACCATAGTAGTGGATGTTGGCGGAAGCACGGTTGCTCCTTCCCTGCTTGGCCTGCCGGTTCGCAATGCGCTCGAGACCGCACAGCAGGCCGGTGTTGAAATTGATATCGTCGGCAGCGGCGTAGCCCGTGAGCAATTCCCGCCGCCAGGAGCGCGTTTGGCACCGGGGGCGCACGTCTCGGTAAGGTTCGCGCGCTGA
- the murF gene encoding UDP-N-acetylmuramoyl-tripeptide--D-alanyl-D-alanine ligase, translated as MKLPLERVAEFTFASGEFNLRAVAQGYSIDSRTIAPGELFFAVKGERLDGHDYVESALQKGAVGAVVARSQLTRFPVMSGLLAVDDTLVALQSLATAVRRIWGKKLIAVTGSAGKTTTKELIAHLLAAKFRVLKSEGNLNNHFGLPLQLLRLEPEHDIAVMEMGMSHAGEITALTRIAHPEIGVVTNVAPVHLGFFRSIADIARAKYELISGLPAGGTAVLNADDAYVSQFGRDFHGNVLMYGIEHPADVRAQNISSQGIEGESFDLLTDRASTRAHLPLLGKHNIYNALAALAVALQEGVPVPDAVAALAKTAPPDKRGQVIRAKGITIINDCYNSNPKALDGMVDALAQLPAKRRIVVAGEMLELGDAGEELHRASGQHIAGSKIDVLIGVRGLAQYMVEEAGKAGIEAHFVAAPEDAGQWLKRQTRKGDAVLLKASRGVKLERALEVWGLKHSSTQILKGKKRAKPRKGKR; from the coding sequence ATGAAGCTGCCCTTGGAGCGGGTTGCCGAGTTCACCTTCGCCAGCGGCGAATTCAATCTGCGCGCTGTGGCGCAGGGCTATTCCATAGACTCGCGCACCATCGCCCCAGGAGAGTTATTTTTCGCCGTCAAAGGCGAGCGCCTCGACGGACATGATTATGTAGAATCCGCGCTGCAAAAAGGCGCCGTGGGTGCCGTTGTGGCCCGCAGCCAGCTTACCCGCTTCCCGGTCATGAGCGGGCTGCTGGCCGTGGATGACACTTTGGTTGCTCTGCAATCCCTGGCGACTGCCGTACGCCGCATTTGGGGAAAGAAGCTGATTGCCGTCACCGGCTCGGCGGGAAAAACCACAACAAAAGAGCTGATCGCTCATCTTCTCGCCGCTAAATTCCGCGTTCTTAAATCCGAGGGCAATCTCAACAACCACTTCGGATTGCCTTTGCAACTGCTGCGCCTCGAGCCGGAGCACGACATCGCCGTCATGGAGATGGGTATGTCTCATGCCGGTGAGATCACGGCGCTGACCCGCATCGCTCACCCTGAAATCGGTGTGGTAACCAACGTTGCCCCGGTGCACTTGGGATTTTTCCGATCCATCGCCGATATCGCTCGCGCCAAATACGAGCTGATTTCTGGCCTACCTGCCGGCGGAACTGCTGTGCTCAACGCCGATGACGCTTATGTCTCGCAGTTTGGGCGCGACTTTCACGGAAACGTACTTATGTATGGCATTGAGCATCCTGCTGACGTGCGTGCGCAGAACATCAGCTCGCAGGGCATCGAAGGAGAAAGCTTTGATCTGTTGACCGATCGCGCCAGCACTCGCGCGCACCTGCCTTTGCTGGGGAAACATAACATCTATAACGCGCTGGCTGCGCTCGCCGTTGCTCTGCAGGAAGGCGTTCCCGTCCCGGACGCAGTAGCTGCGCTGGCCAAAACCGCTCCGCCTGACAAGCGCGGCCAGGTCATCCGCGCCAAGGGGATCACAATCATCAACGATTGTTACAATTCCAATCCAAAGGCGCTCGATGGAATGGTGGATGCACTGGCGCAGCTTCCAGCCAAACGGCGCATCGTGGTTGCCGGAGAAATGCTGGAACTTGGCGACGCCGGTGAAGAGTTGCACCGCGCCAGCGGCCAGCATATCGCTGGAAGTAAAATTGATGTCTTAATTGGTGTCCGTGGCTTGGCGCAGTATATGGTGGAAGAGGCCGGCAAGGCGGGAATCGAAGCGCATTTTGTGGCGGCACCTGAAGACGCCGGGCAATGGCTCAAGCGTCAGACCCGCAAAGGCGATGCGGTATTGCTCAAAGCCTCACGCGGCGTAAAACTTGAACGTGCTTTGGAAGTGTGGGGATTGAAGCACTCTAGTACACAGATCCTCAAGGGTAAGAAACGAGCTAAGCCCCGCAAGGGAAAACGCTGA
- a CDS encoding UDP-N-acetylmuramoyl-L-alanyl-D-glutamate--2,6-diaminopimelate ligase — translation MNFHDLLQGVEVLSRSGESALFAAAVTGVPHDSRRVEPGNVFVAMKGEATDGNRYIDAAIKAGAVGVVSDSPSEPARAGVAWVSVPHGRRALATISANFYGHPTEKLKITGVTGTNGKTTTTFLLSQVLRFLGCGEVVLIGTVEYHFAGEVIPAPHTTPESLELNRIFAKATSPRLGKLAATEAVMEVSSHALEQERVYGIPFDVALFTNLTRDHLDYHHTMEEYFEAKRALFAGCGTPPPRVAVINTDDAYGRQLAEFARSQGSEVLAYGLESGKFRAEGILMSPQGTNFRLQTPHGTVEVHSKLVGKVNVYNMLAAAAAAIARGGELKAVAKALSQCKSAPGRFERVDCGQPFSVVVDYAHTDDALRNLTALARDFMAAQKKPGRVITLFGCGGDRDRTKRPLMGAAAGEGSSFVVLTSDNPRSEDPLAIIDDALPGLKKTGKRYVVEPDRQKAIALALSEAQPGDIVLIAGKGHEKTQTTREGVFPFDDVEVARTLLQQTRKPSSTRSAQ, via the coding sequence ATGAACTTCCATGATCTGCTCCAAGGCGTTGAAGTCCTCTCCCGCAGCGGGGAGTCTGCGCTTTTTGCTGCGGCCGTTACTGGTGTGCCGCACGATTCCCGTCGCGTCGAGCCGGGCAATGTATTTGTCGCCATGAAAGGCGAGGCTACCGATGGCAACCGCTACATTGACGCTGCCATCAAGGCAGGCGCGGTGGGGGTTGTCTCCGATTCGCCTTCTGAACCTGCACGCGCGGGTGTCGCATGGGTGAGTGTCCCGCATGGCCGCCGGGCATTGGCTACAATCAGCGCCAATTTCTACGGACATCCCACTGAGAAGCTCAAGATTACCGGCGTCACCGGCACCAATGGAAAGACCACGACGACGTTTCTGCTCTCGCAGGTTCTGCGCTTCCTTGGGTGCGGGGAAGTTGTGCTCATTGGAACCGTTGAGTATCACTTCGCGGGTGAGGTTATCCCGGCACCGCATACTACGCCGGAGTCGCTGGAGCTGAACCGCATCTTCGCCAAAGCCACCAGTCCCAGGCTGGGGAAATTGGCCGCCACTGAGGCTGTCATGGAGGTCAGCTCCCACGCCCTCGAGCAGGAGCGGGTCTACGGCATTCCCTTCGACGTCGCCCTGTTCACCAACCTCACGCGCGACCACCTCGACTATCACCACACCATGGAAGAATACTTCGAGGCCAAGAGAGCCCTCTTCGCTGGATGCGGCACGCCCCCTCCGCGCGTCGCGGTCATTAATACCGACGACGCCTATGGCCGGCAGCTTGCCGAATTTGCCCGCTCCCAGGGATCTGAAGTGTTGGCCTACGGTCTGGAAAGCGGAAAGTTTCGTGCGGAAGGCATCCTCATGTCACCGCAGGGCACAAATTTCAGGTTGCAAACGCCCCATGGCACGGTGGAAGTTCACTCCAAGCTTGTGGGCAAGGTGAACGTCTATAACATGCTTGCTGCAGCCGCAGCCGCCATCGCACGCGGCGGCGAACTGAAAGCCGTTGCCAAAGCGCTTTCGCAGTGCAAGAGCGCTCCCGGACGCTTTGAGCGCGTGGATTGCGGCCAGCCGTTTTCCGTAGTCGTGGATTATGCCCACACCGATGATGCTCTGCGCAACCTCACAGCATTGGCGCGCGACTTTATGGCCGCGCAGAAAAAGCCCGGACGCGTGATCACCCTCTTCGGCTGTGGCGGCGACCGCGATCGCACGAAGCGCCCTCTGATGGGGGCGGCCGCAGGTGAAGGCAGCAGCTTTGTGGTGCTGACCTCTGATAATCCGCGCAGCGAAGATCCGCTTGCCATCATTGACGACGCCCTGCCCGGCCTGAAGAAAACTGGAAAGCGTTATGTTGTCGAACCCGACCGCCAAAAGGCCATTGCCTTGGCCCTCTCTGAGGCGCAGCCCGGAGACATAGTGCTCATCGCCGGCAAGGGCCACGAAAAGACCCAGACGACGCGTGAAGGCGTTTTCCCGTTTGATGATGTGGAAGTAGCGCGCACGCTTCTGCAACAGACCAGGAAGCCGTCCAGCACCAGGAGCGCGCAATGA